The following proteins are co-located in the Candidatus Methylomirabilota bacterium genome:
- a CDS encoding glutamine synthetase family protein codes for MSGRLDLKSLEQLIRKGEIDTVLTVFPDTFGRLMGKRVVGRHFLERVVDDGLHACIYLFTVDMEMEPLPGFKLTSWERGYGDMKMVPDLPTLRLIPWLPKTALVFCDVLTEDGEPIEEAPRSILKRQVARAAALGYVVKTAAELELYCFKESFEEARAKRYQNLTPVAAYLEDYHVLQTTKEEPLIRAIRNGMEGADVPVETSKGEWGRGQEEINLAFAEALEMADRTALYKHGAKEIAHLQGCAVTFMAKYDMGAAGSSFHLHSSLWDGTGRKPLFAPAGKAPGTPAAVTPLCGQWLAGQMALAREFAYFYAPTVNSYKRYQAGSFAPTRIAAGWDNRTCGFRLCGAGGAFRVENRIPGADANPYLAFAATIAAGLHGVTSKLKAPKLYEGNAYQDATLPQVPKALREAVDGLERSEVARAAFGERVVEHYLHTARLEQQAFDQAVTDWELIRNFERI; via the coding sequence ATGTCGGGCCGCCTGGATCTCAAAAGCCTCGAGCAGCTGATCCGCAAGGGCGAGATCGACACGGTCCTCACCGTCTTCCCCGACACGTTCGGCCGGCTCATGGGCAAGCGCGTCGTCGGGCGTCACTTCCTCGAGCGCGTGGTGGACGACGGCCTGCACGCCTGCATCTACCTCTTCACCGTCGACATGGAGATGGAGCCGCTGCCGGGCTTCAAGCTCACGTCGTGGGAACGCGGCTACGGCGACATGAAGATGGTGCCCGATCTCCCCACGCTCCGGCTCATCCCCTGGCTGCCCAAGACGGCACTGGTCTTCTGCGACGTCCTCACCGAGGACGGGGAGCCGATCGAAGAGGCGCCGCGCTCCATCCTCAAGCGCCAGGTGGCGCGGGCGGCCGCGCTGGGGTACGTGGTCAAGACCGCCGCCGAGCTGGAGCTGTACTGCTTCAAGGAGTCGTTCGAGGAGGCGCGGGCCAAGCGCTACCAGAACCTCACGCCGGTCGCCGCCTACCTCGAGGACTATCACGTGTTGCAGACGACCAAGGAGGAGCCGCTGATCCGCGCCATCCGCAACGGGATGGAAGGGGCCGATGTCCCGGTGGAGACCTCGAAGGGCGAGTGGGGCCGGGGTCAGGAGGAGATCAACCTCGCTTTCGCCGAGGCGCTGGAGATGGCCGACCGCACGGCCCTCTACAAGCACGGCGCCAAGGAGATCGCCCACCTGCAGGGCTGCGCGGTGACGTTCATGGCCAAGTACGACATGGGAGCGGCGGGCTCCTCGTTCCACCTGCACTCGTCGCTCTGGGATGGCACCGGCCGCAAGCCGCTCTTCGCCCCCGCCGGCAAGGCCCCGGGGACGCCGGCCGCCGTCACCCCGCTCTGCGGCCAGTGGCTGGCCGGGCAGATGGCGCTGGCCCGCGAGTTCGCGTACTTCTACGCGCCCACGGTGAACTCCTACAAGCGCTACCAGGCGGGCTCGTTCGCGCCGACGCGCATCGCCGCCGGCTGGGACAACCGCACCTGCGGCTTCCGGCTCTGCGGCGCGGGCGGCGCCTTCCGCGTGGAAAACCGCATCCCCGGGGCCGACGCCAACCCCTATCTCGCGTTCGCGGCCACGATCGCCGCCGGGCTGCACGGCGTCACCAGCAAGCTCAAGGCGCCCAAGCTCTACGAGGGCAACGCCTACCAGGACGCCACGCTGCCTCAGGTGCCGAAGGCCCTCCGCGAAGCCGTCGACGGGCTGGAGCGGTCCGAGGTGGCGCGCGCCGCGTTCGGCGAGCGCGTGGTCGAGCACTACCTGCACACGGCGCGGCTCGAGCAGCAAGCCTTCGACCAGGCGGTCACGGATTGGGAGCTGATCCGGAATTTCGAGAGAATCTGA